GACAGCGTCCCGTTGGTCAGCTTGTACCAGGGCGACGCCGGGGTGTCTTCCATCTGCTCCGCTTTGGAAAGGGACCCGAAGGAGTGCATGCCGATGGgcgacggcgccggcggcgccggaATGTTGTGCTCGGGGCTTGTGTTGACTTGCGGGAGGGTGGCCAGGCGCCTCCGCTGCTGCGGCGTGTTGGGGAACAGAGGGTGGATCTCCAGGTACtccatggaggaggaggccacggTGCCCGGCGGGGCCAGGGGGGAGTTACGATGCCCAACAGCTAGGGCACGCAGGAGACCTGGGGCAGAAACCAAGAAGCCTTGATGTTTGGTAACTGACGTCTGTCAAGGCACAAATAtgaatgtgcagctgtttgaaatACTTTGGCTCAGTGCCGTAAGTTACACCATTCTGTTTTGTCAGTGACAGAACGTGTGACAATAACCTGATGATTTTCACCTTGTCTATCCTGACATGCTTATCTGACCCTAAGTCAGTTTAATAACCACTAACTGTTGCATTATGTATGTATAGTGTAAAACATTTATGGTCAGAACACTTTTTTGCCCTACAATTGACTTGCAACCTGTCCAGGATGGTTCCTCCCAGGTGGATGAACAGACAAAcaatgggtggatggatggatggatggatggatggatggatggatggatggatggatacacagttggatggatggatggatggatggatggatggatggatggatggatacacagatggatggatggatggatggatggatggatggatggatggatggatggatggatggatggatggatggatgggtggatggatggatacacagatggatggatggatggatggatggatggatggatggatggatggatggatggatggatggatggatggatggatacacagatggatggatggatggatacacagatggatggatggatggatggatggatggatggatggatggatggatggatggatggatacacagatggatggatggatggatacacagatggatggatggatggatggatggatacacagatggatggatggatggatggatggatggatggatggatggatggatggatggatggatggatggaggactGGGGGACTATGTATGTGTGAATCAGGCTTGCATGCTCAGTCAACCTACCCTGTATGAATGAAATAGAACCAAAAACACACGCTGGTAAAAATAGTGCATCTTCCATCATTACAGATGTATCCGCTTGTGCTGCGCTCCACACGGACTCTCACCTGTCTTGTGCTTCTTCTCCTTGCTGGGCCCCTTGCTCACGGCCAGGTACACGGGCGTCTGCTTGGGCGGGATGGTGAGCTTGTCCACGTGTTTCCTCCACTGGGTCTGGAAGTACTCGTCTTTTTGCTTCTCCCCCTTCTTTTTCTCCTGGAACTGCATCTCCTGCGAAGCACAGACATGGGCGTTGGACGAACCTGTAGCCAATACAGCGCATACAGTATTATCACCTCGGCTCCGATCCTCACCCTGTATTCTTTGGACAGCCTCTTCATTTTCTTGTTGAGCAGGAAGTAGACGGCCAGCGTGTGACAGGCGCAGTTGGTGAGGACGGCGCTCAGCACCTCGCTGTGCTTGTAGCCCATTTTCTCCGTCATGTGCAGCAGCACCGTGTGGTTTATTTCCTCAATGTGGATCCTTAATACGGAGAGAAGGAGCAAAGCAAAGACTTGAAGACAACTTTAATGTGATTTTCCTCTTAAAGCGTTCAAACGTGAGCGTGGGTGTACCTGTTGAGGTACGGCGCCCCTGTGTTCTTGTTGGCCAGCTGCAGCCAGGAGTCGGCCATCACCTGATGGATGTTGGGCCGCTTGTTGGGATCTGGCTCCAGGAGCTTCTTCAGAAGGCAGATGGCGGCTGAGGGAGACACAGAGGGCCAGAACGTTCATTCACCTGCTGCCACTGAGGCTTCAAACATGCTATTACGCACGATAGTGTCTGGTGATTTACGAGCTGGAAACTGAGTTATTAGTCTTAAGTGCATGCTCACAaactcctcctccccccatcaTTCCATTAAGGGCACTTGTTACGACATACTGTCACTGTCACATATATCTGTCACTTCCCTGACTGATTTATGGTTTCTGGACAGTTAAACTCCTCATTTGCATCTTAAGTTGTGTTGTATAAGTGTTGTGGTACGCAGGGGAGGAGCCCTTCCAGTCAAAAACACAGCGTTGTTCTTTTGAATCTCTTTATATGTTTATTTCACAGGAAGGCCTTGcccatttaaattaaataattagttAGTAAACCAAACATTTTTGTGGGCAACCTCTAATTAAATCTTTACCTGGAAGCGTCACATAACATATGACCTGACAGGACTCATTATCATTTCATACGAACAAGTGTTTGTATGAACTTCAGCAGAAATCCATTTGCTGTTAGGTAACTTCCAGGGAATTTTGAATTGATGCTAATGAATCGTTAGCAGTTACTATTGTTCAATGAGACAGTGAGAGTTTTCAGTATGTTTGCTGTTCTTCACCCGCCCTGTGTTCACGGCTGGAGCAGTTTTCCCCTCAGGCAACAGGTAGACATAATTGTGCTTCTGTCGGCTGCCAAGAACTCTTTGTCGTAGGTGTGGACACGCACCAATGCGCTGGTAAACTCAGCGACCTGACTGTCGGTTTTAACTTtagatctttaaaaaaaatctccaaATGAAAAAATTCTGAGGAAGCTGAGGATTTTTCCGTATCCGCACGAGGTTAATTTGGTTAAAGTATTCAAATTTTGCACTTTAAATTGGTTTGATATTTTGTTCAACACATCATGTTATGAAATGGTTTTagacaatacacacacacacactcatatttaCACAGATATAGATTGTTTGCTCACCTgtggagagcgagggaggcagagggttCATCTCCTTGTCCACCATCTTCTGATGCAGCGCTCGGAGACTGAAGGGCTCCACCGTGAACGGGAGCGTCCCCGTCAGCATCGCGTACATGTTCACACCACTGCAGGGGGCGAAACACACACTTCAGCTGCCTCCACGGCTCAACTGACGGAATACACGCGTTAGACTTTGCAACAGCTGCGCACTCACATGGACCAGACGTCCACTTTGGGCCCGTACTTCTTCCTGGACAGCAGCTCCGGGGCGGCGTAGGCCGGACTCCCACACTGGGTGCTGAACGGGTCCGAGTATCCCAAGATCCCAGCGCAGTTGCTGAGGCCGAAGTCTGGAAGTCAGAGCGGGTGGAGTGAGTGTCGCTTCTTGGTTTATTACTGCTCAGCCATTAAACAAATCACCTCATTACGGcattacacagacaaacagaagcagattAACACTGTGGTGAGAACTCGTAAGGGCTTTAACGGaacatttaattgcttttagaCCTCACCACATGTGGCCACCATGACACTCTACCCCGACCTAAACTACGTTAGAACTGTATTACCTGCTATTAAAACCTGCTATTTTCTCATTACCGGCttcaataattcaataataaGTGACATGAGAAAACTACAAATGTTACCTATGAGTTTAATGTTGTCCtgctca
This Betta splendens chromosome 14, fBetSpl5.4, whole genome shotgun sequence DNA region includes the following protein-coding sequences:
- the hunk gene encoding hormonally up-regulated neu tumor-associated kinase homolog A, with the protein product MPVADGDVLADGGSGSHEGRTPNGARNDNVLPGSLSSPAADILKNFYHTKRVGNYLIGRKLGEGSFAKVREGLHALTGEKVAVKVIDKRKAKKDSYVTKNLRREGQIQQMIRHPNITQLLDILETENSYYLVMELCPGGNLMNRIYDKKRLDERETQKYIRQLVLAVEHLHRAGVVHRDLKIENLLLDEQDNIKLIDFGLSNCAGILGYSDPFSTQCGSPAYAAPELLSRKKYGPKVDVWSIGVNMYAMLTGTLPFTVEPFSLRALHQKMVDKEMNPLPPSLSTAAICLLKKLLEPDPNKRPNIHQVMADSWLQLANKNTGAPYLNRIHIEEINHTVLLHMTEKMGYKHSEVLSAVLTNCACHTLAVYFLLNKKMKRLSKEYREMQFQEKKKGEKQKDEYFQTQWRKHVDKLTIPPKQTPVYLAVSKGPSKEKKHKTGLLRALAVGHRNSPLAPPGTVASSSMEYLEIHPLFPNTPQQRRRLATLPQVNTSPEHNIPAPPAPSPIGMHSFGSLSKAEQMEDTPASPWYKLTNGTLSPPRHVSAFQPDSSYLKKATIPSPPVLIVNPQPKKSLSSEWCGSSDTSGSPPSTVGSPGSSAFSPPKSAFSPLKPTSAFSPPSNSSSSDPDSPTHRSKFPSMGIGQILKKKVQLQPFTFRPEQVVEEVVSPPPYPMQTLLCASGALKTLC